TGAGCGACGAGTCTATCCTGGAGTTAAAGCTGGATTACCGTTCCATTTCTACTTATAAAGTAATAGGTACTGTTCAAAACAATTCTAAAAACCGGGTTTATGATGTCCGTGTACGGATTGAGATTATCCACGCCGACCAGTCAACTGCTGTGGAACATTTTGTCATTCCCAGGATTAACCCGTATGAAAATTACAAATTTAAAAAGTCAACGGAAGACATGCTGGGAACCGAATTAAGACTGCAGATCCAATCTTCACATTATTAGTGACACCGGTTTTGCATTAAAATTGCTTCGGTTTTGATTTGCGGGAAGCATGTTCCGCCAGTTCATCGATGCGTTTCTGCCTGGTTTCCGGTCGTTTGGCACTCACCAGCCAATACAGCATCATCTTTTTAACCGACTTACTCAGGCCCAAAAAGTATTCCAGCGCTCCGTCGTAATTGCTGAGTGCTGATTCGAAGTCTTCGGGAAGGGTGAGCGCTTCTACTTCATCGAGAATCGTCCAGGAACCATTTTCCTTTGCCCGTTCAATGCTCTCATAACCGGCTGGTGTCATCTGTCCGTTTTCAATCAGGCGCTCGATTTTATCCTTATTGATCTTCGACCAGGTACTTTTGGCTTTGCGCTTACTGAAGAACTGGTGCGCCTTTTCGGAGTCGACAGCAACTTTCTTACTGTCTATCCAGCCGAAACACAGGGCTTCGTCTACTGCTTCGCTCCAGGTAAGTGTTGGTTTCCCGGATGATTTCTTATAGAAAACCACCCAAACAGCCTGTTCTTTCACATGGTTTTTCTCCAGCCATTGACGCCATTGGGTGCGGTTTTCGGGGTAAAAAACAGTTATTTCGCTCATTGTTTATTCATTTGGGGTGATATGCAGTTGGTTTATCAACCACATAGCACACAGAGAACACATAGTTTTTTGGTATCTAATGGCTGACAAGTACGCAAAAGTGCATAAAAGTAATTTGCATTCCTTAATCGCGAAGAAAAGGAGATTTCTGTAGGAAAACTAGCAATAGCCTGTTCTTTTGATGTGGTTTTTCTCCAGCCATTGACGCCATTGGGTGCGGTTTTCGGGGTGAAAAACGGCTATTTCACTCATAATTTATTGATTTGATGGACTATGTAGCAATTTTAACCACATAGTCCACATAAGATCACATAGTTTTTTTGTTATCTAATGGCTGACAAAATACTGCAAACGATCAACATACCAACCAGGTGGAACGTTCCACTGATGATTCCGTAGGGAATTGGTTTCGGCATGTTGGGATTGATAGCTATGTTTACCGTATTGGAAAAGAGATAGCCAACTCCCGCGATCAAAGCAAATTCAGTGGCATTTGCCAGGGTTTGAATTCCCAAAGCGCGCATCAATAAAGCACTCGTAATAGTAATGACTAAGGAACAAACCATCGGGCCAATGAAAAAGATGGGTGTTGAATTTTGGAGTTTCTCTCCTTCTTTCCCCAAAGATCTGGCATATTGCTTTTTGAAAAAGACCGTGAACCAAAGTGCTCCCAATACCGAATAAGCCACAAATGCAACAACTACGCTTAGCCAATTGATGGCTGAAATAAACTGAATCATACTTCTATTTTTTGAATGTTCCACAAAAATAAATGCGGGTTGTGACAGCCTTATGTCAGGGGTAGAAACAGAATGAGAATGAGAAGCAGAATGAGAATCCAAAGCAGATTTTCAATCGCTTCGGATTAAATGAGAATCCAAAGCAGGTCAGCCGCGGCTGATCGCTTCGGTTAAATGAGAACGCCTTCGCTGAAGCTATTCGTTGCGAAATGAGAAACGGTAAAAGGAACAATAAATCCTGCCAGTTAATTCACGATGAATTTGTAACCTACTCCGCGGATGTTGACAATTTTGATGCGGGTGTCGGGTTCGAGTTTTTTACGGAGTTTCGAGATAAAGACATCCAGTGTTCTGCCGATGTAATCGCCTTCATCGCCCCAGACGACTTTGAGGATGTGTTCGCGCTCAACGGTTGTATTGACGTGGGTGAAAAGAACTGAAAGCAGATCGGATTCCTTGCTGGAAAGTTCGGTCGTTTCTCCTGAACAGGTGATTGTCATGTTCTTCTGATCAAAGGCGGTATCTCCTATGCGGATTACATCCGGATTGCCGGTTTCAGCGGGTGAAACGGGTACGGATCTTTTCTTCCGGAAGTAAACAAACAACCCGATGAACGCACAAATGGAACCCAAAGGCAGCGCAATCATGGAATAGGCGGACTTACCGGGAACAACTGCCGGTTCTTTTTGGGCTCGAACGGATTGCTTTCGGGAAGAAACAGGATGAGTTGCCGCCGGATTCTCCATGAAAGCCGGCTGAACAGGAGCCGAATGATACAGGGAGCCGACATGGAGATTGTACCGTTTCAACACGGTGAGGTAAATGACGTAGCACGCTTTGGATTGATAACGTGGTCCGCACGGCATGAGTTCGGGGTTCACCGAATCTCCTTTTTCATAGCTGTAAACTATTTCGTCGTTCTCACAGCGCTTTACTTCTACGATGTAGCTGCTTGCTGCTTTCATCTGAAGCATCACCTGATCAACCGTGGCTGCCAGATCGCCGGGATTAAAACCGAATGCGTTGCCGAACTGGATTTTATAGCTTTCTCCTTCTTTTTCGATGGGAAAAACGCGTGATGTGCTGTCACCGGAATCCAGCAATACCTGGTGACCAATCATCCGCAAGGAAACCAACAGGTGTTTTTCTTCTTTCGGAGTTTGGGCATAACAGGCTGTTCCTCCAGCAAGCAGGTAAAGCAGTACGCCTGTGATAATTTTCAATTTTCCGGACATGGTACTACAAATCTAAGCGAATAGGTATTGAACAGGAAGTGTTCAGACCCTAATTTACATTAATTTACATTTGAAATGAAGTTTTTGGGGAGGAATAATTTACACTTGTGTGCATCTATAAAAGTCACTTCTCCCGAATAATTCTGGACTCATTTACCTTTAATTCCTGTTTGGTGACTTTTGACTCTTCATTCAGTGATCTTTTAGTTTCACTTCATTTGTGTTTTGAACCCCCTGTTACCACAGAGTTTCCGGTTCACCCGAATGAGATTGTTAAGAATTCGGAGATTTGTTACAGGAGTAACGTTTTAATACTATATCTATACTTGACCCGTACTTGATCCGTACTTGACCCATAGGCGACCTATTGGAGCACATTTTTTGGCATTTTCAAAGCGGATTCCGGAAAGTTTTCCAGGTCCGTCCGGTTACATTTCCGGGAAACCAAAAAACATGGTTTGAAGCCTGTTTTTCAATGATCAATCGTGGAATTTCCCTTCTTCGATCAGCTGCTGAATGTAAGTATTTAAGCGTTCGATGTTTTGTTTCTGTCCTTCATCGGCCTTGTGTGCTTTTACGATGGTATTGAACTGCTCTTCGGAATCAAACAGCATGTTCCATTGCAGTTCGGTGCCATTTTCAACTGACTCGAACAAAACGGTAGTTATGAAGTGCGGATTAAAATGCTCGAAAACGATTTTCTTTAAGGGGACGATCTCCCTGTAGATGCTCCTGTTCGGGTAATTTGTGCCATCGGGCCCGTGCAGGGTGAGTTTCCACTCTCCTTCTTCCCGGAAATCCATTTGGTGGATTGTTGTTGAGAAACCGGCCGGTCCCCACCAGTTTACGATCTTTTCGGGATCTGTCCAGGCTTCCCAAATCAATACCAGGGGCGCTGTGAATGTTGCTGTTGTTTGAAGTTCCTGCATATTCTAATAAATGAGTTCAAAAGGTTCAAAATCTTCTTCGCTCTGCGAGCTTCGAAGGTTTAAAAGTTCAAATGTTCCAAACTGTAGCAGACTTGCTTGTTAATCGCTGCGGTTTAAAGGGTTAAAAAAATGTTCAACTTAAAATGCTTTGAACTGTTTAAGCTTTTGAACTCTTTAAACTTTCAGCATTCCGCGGAATCCGCGGGCGGCATAATATGATTCTGCGCCATTGTGGTACGTAAAAACGGTATCATAGCGCCGGTCGCAGAATATTGCTCCTCCCAATTTACGGATTTCTGCCGGAGTTTTTACCCAACTGGATGTTTTTGTATCGAAATTGCCCAGTTGCTGCAATTCGCGGTATTGCTCTTCTGTCAACAGTTCGATCCCCATTTCTGCGGCACGTTCCAGCACGCTTCCTGCAGGTTTGTGTTCTTTGCGGGAATTCCAGGCCTCGCGGTCGTAGCATAAACTGCGGCGCCCTTTGGGACTTTCGGGTGAACAATCGCAAAACAGGTATTCGTCTTTTTGCTGATCGTATCCAATTACGTCCGGCTCGCCTTCCGATGCTTCCATTTCGTCGAGCGACCACAATTTCCCCGGATTTGCTTCCAGTTTGGCCTGTATTTTCGACCATTCCACGTCCGGATGGCGTTTTGTGTTTTTCTCAAAGCGCGCTTTCAGCACTTTGAGCAGTTCTTGTGCTGCTTCTTCGGATAAGGTTTTATTAGTCATTTTTAGCTGCTTTTTTCCGTATCAAATATTCGTTCACATCGTTGAGTCCTTTTCCATCCAGGATATCCGGCATCGATTTTTCAATGCGTGATTCGCGCGTTTTTGCCTGTTTGGGTTGTGAGAAATGCAGGATGTAGGCTCTTTGCCGGCCCGGAGTCAATGCTTCG
The window above is part of the Fluviicola sp. genome. Proteins encoded here:
- a CDS encoding DUF1761 domain-containing protein encodes the protein MIQFISAINWLSVVVAFVAYSVLGALWFTVFFKKQYARSLGKEGEKLQNSTPIFFIGPMVCSLVITITSALLMRALGIQTLANATEFALIAGVGYLFSNTVNIAINPNMPKPIPYGIISGTFHLVGMLIVCSILSAIR
- a CDS encoding YdeI/OmpD-associated family protein; this translates as MSEITVFYPENRTQWRQWLEKNHVKEQAVWVVFYKKSSGKPTLTWSEAVDEALCFGWIDSKKVAVDSEKAHQFFSKRKAKSTWSKINKDKIERLIENGQMTPAGYESIERAKENGSWTILDEVEALTLPEDFESALSNYDGALEYFLGLSKSVKKMMLYWLVSAKRPETRQKRIDELAEHASRKSKPKQF
- a CDS encoding DUF4256 domain-containing protein, whose product is MTNKTLSEEAAQELLKVLKARFEKNTKRHPDVEWSKIQAKLEANPGKLWSLDEMEASEGEPDVIGYDQQKDEYLFCDCSPESPKGRRSLCYDREAWNSRKEHKPAGSVLERAAEMGIELLTEEQYRELQQLGNFDTKTSSWVKTPAEIRKLGGAIFCDRRYDTVFTYHNGAESYYAARGFRGMLKV
- a CDS encoding response regulator transcription factor; the protein is MSGKLKIITGVLLYLLAGGTACYAQTPKEEKHLLVSLRMIGHQVLLDSGDSTSRVFPIEKEGESYKIQFGNAFGFNPGDLAATVDQVMLQMKAASSYIVEVKRCENDEIVYSYEKGDSVNPELMPCGPRYQSKACYVIYLTVLKRYNLHVGSLYHSAPVQPAFMENPAATHPVSSRKQSVRAQKEPAVVPGKSAYSMIALPLGSICAFIGLFVYFRKKRSVPVSPAETGNPDVIRIGDTAFDQKNMTITCSGETTELSSKESDLLSVLFTHVNTTVEREHILKVVWGDEGDYIGRTLDVFISKLRKKLEPDTRIKIVNIRGVGYKFIVN
- a CDS encoding SRPBCC domain-containing protein, with amino-acid sequence MQELQTTATFTAPLVLIWEAWTDPEKIVNWWGPAGFSTTIHQMDFREEGEWKLTLHGPDGTNYPNRSIYREIVPLKKIVFEHFNPHFITTVLFESVENGTELQWNMLFDSEEQFNTIVKAHKADEGQKQNIERLNTYIQQLIEEGKFHD